A stretch of DNA from Acidiferrobacteraceae bacterium:
TCAGCGGAAAAGGGGTCGGAGTGTTTTTTCTTAGGCATTCCCCTGCCCCTGCTTCTTTGCCTTTGGGCGGCCCCTGGTGTTCTGCCCAACCTGTCGCCCCAATGCCCTTTCGACCTGCTCCCGGAAACGATCATTGCCCAGCGGGTAATTGTGTGCAAGAGCCTCACGGATCCGATGGAGATCGATTTCCGGTATCTGGTATCGGAACAATTCTCGATAGGCCCGCTGGCGCGACTGCGCATTGGCATCCAGGGCACGATAGAGCAAGTGATTGGAAAGGAGACGGTTGACGTCTCCCCAGGCGTGATGCCGATAGCTGGACCAGCGGTATTGGTCCGGGCTGGCGACCATGTTGGCGGCAACGGGATTCATTTCGATGTAGCGCTGGCAGATCAGCAGGTAGGTATCGGCCTCCACCAGGCTGGCATTGTGCCGACCCTCCCAGAGGGTACCGCTGCGACGGTACGTCTTGTTGATGTAGGCGACATACAAACGCCCGACATGCTGCATGACCTGGGAGATGCCCCGGTCTGCACAGGTCTGGGTCATCAACAGGTGCACGTGATTGG
This window harbors:
- a CDS encoding transposase; this encodes MPRKPRMYLPGIPAHVVQRGNNRDASFFADDDYQFYLEVLGQGCRRYEVELHAYCLMTNHVHLLMTQTCADRGISQVMQHVGRLYVAYINKTYRRSGTLWEGRHNASLVEADTYLLICQRYIEMNPVAANMVASPDQYRWSSYRHHAWGDVNRLLSNHLLYRALDANAQSRQRAYRELFRYQIPEIDLHRIREALAHNYPLGNDRFREQVERALGRQVGQNTRGRPKAKKQGQGNA